The following coding sequences lie in one Musa acuminata AAA Group cultivar baxijiao chromosome BXJ3-1, Cavendish_Baxijiao_AAA, whole genome shotgun sequence genomic window:
- the LOC103973300 gene encoding probable cytokinin riboside 5'-monophosphate phosphoribohydrolase LOG4, producing MESNQPNAMGCGGKGRFRRICVFCGSRSGNNPSFGEAAIDLGKQLVERKIDLVYGGGSVGLMGLISKTVLDGGCHVLGVIPTSVLPSEVSGESIGEVKVVADMHERKSEMAKHADAFIALPGGYGTMEELLEIVAWYQLGIHDKPVGLLNVDGYYDSLLALFDKGVEEGFIEGSARHIVVSAENAEELIRRMEENET from the exons ATGGAATCAAATCAACCAAATGCAATGGGATGTGGCGGTAAAGGGAGGTTCAGAAGAATATGTGTCTTCTGTGGGAGTAGATCAGGAAACAACCCCTCCTTCGGTGAAGCAGCTATCGACCTTGGGAAACAACTG GTAGAGAGGAAGATAGACTTGGTTTATGGTGGAGGAAGCGTAGGGCTGATGGGTTTGATATCCAAGACTGTCCTCGATGGTGGCTGTCATGTGCTCGG TGTCATTCCTACATCGGTCTTGCCAAGTGAG GTATCGGGAGAATCCATCGGAGAGGTGAAAGTAGTTGCAGACATGCATGAGAGGAAGTCAGAAATGGCCAAGCATGCCGATGCCTTTATTGCCCTGCCAG GTGGCTATGGAACCATGGAGGAACTCTTAGAGATAGTGGCGTGGTATCAGCTTGGGATCCATGACAAGCCA GTGGGGTTGCTGAACGTGGATGGTTACTACGACAGCTTGCTTGCGCTGTTCGACAAGGGAGTGGAGGAAGGATTCATCGAAGGGTCGGCGAGGCACATTGTGGTCTCAGCAGAGAACGCAGAGGAGCTCATCAGGAGAATGGAGGAGAACGAGACATAG